The Candidatus Eisenbacteria bacterium nucleotide sequence TCCGATCGAGAATGGTGTCGATCTCGATGAGCGTGCCGCCGAGCCTGTCGACCTCGGTGCGGACCGATTCGGCGTCACCCGCGTCCATCCAGCGCTCGGCCTCCGCCATGATCCGCCGAGCGGTCGCGCCCTGGATGGCGAGGTGCTGACGGTCGATCATGTTCATGGCGGATGACTGGGACTCGATCGTGGCGAGCCTGGTCCGAATGGCGGTGATCTGCGTGCGAATCGAGGTCAGGTCGCCCTGGACTGCGGCGCGCTCGATCGCGGCGCGTTCCTCCCCGAGCTTCGCGCGGTGCTCGACGAACTGGGACTTGCCCTCGCCCGAGCCTGCCAGGGTCTGGCAGCCGGCGAGCGCCAGGAGAAGCGCGGCCGTGAGGCCTAGAGGAGATAGACGACGGTGAAGACGAAGATCCACACCACGTCCACGAAGTGCCAGTACCACGACGCCGCCTGGAAGGGGAAGTTCTGCTCGTGGGTGATCTTCCCCCGCACCGCCGCCCCGTACACCACGTTCAGGAAGATGATCCCGACGAGCACGTGGAGTCCGTGGAATCCCGTGAGCATGAAGAAGGTCGTTCCGAAGACGCCGCTCTTCAGCGTGAACGCCTCCCCGTTCAGCACGCCGTACTCGTAGGCCTGGCCGCAGAGGAACAGGGCGCCGAGGAAGATCGTCATGAGGAGCGAGGCGATGACGCCGTCGCGCCGCCCGCGCTCGAGCGCGGTGTGTCCCAGGTGGAGCGTGACGCTGCTCCCGAGCAGGATCACGGTGTTGATCGCCGGGAGCAGGATGTCGAAGTGCGGCATCCCTTCGGGCGGCCACGCGGGCGCGTGCGCCCGCGAGTAGAAGAGCGCGGCGAAGAACGAGCCGAAGATCGCGGCCTCGGACAGGATGAAGAGGATGAACGAGCGGCCGTTCCGCGCGTCCGCGTCGGCGGCGTCCCGTCCGAAGAACCGCTCGGCAAGGAGCTCTCCCCACCACTTCCCGGCGAACCAGAGCGTGCCGGCGAGCCCCAGCCCCAGGATCCAGAGCCCTTCCTTGCGGCCGTGCGCGTTCAGGATGAGGCCGGCCGGGACGAAGCCCATCGCGAAGGCGGCGAGGATGGGCCAGCGGCTTGGGATCGGATCGTGCGAGTGATGCTCGGCGGTGACGGACATCGGGTCTCCCAGGGTCCAAGGGGTGAGTTTTCGGGGGCCGATTCTGCCCCGGAAGACCCGATGCCGCAAGTTTTTTCGCGACCACGCCATCCGGCCGCGCCCGGCGGTGTCAGCGCGCGATGAGGTCGACGACCTGCCGGGGTGGAATCTGGTCGCCGACGAGGAAGGACGCCACGTTCGAATACCGGCTCCAGTTGGGCACCTCGTCCGCGGCACGGATCACGGCGTAGTACCGGACACCCGCGGTCAGACCGCTCACCGCCATGGAGTCGAGCGCTCCCGACACGGACGGGACCTTGCCCGTCATGTTCACGACGGTCGCGGCATTCCACCAGCTCGTCGTGTCGGTGCCCGAGATCGCATTGGCGCTATAGCGCAGATCGTACCTCGTGGCGCGCCCGATCGTTCCGTCGTCCCCCGGCGCGGTCCA carries:
- a CDS encoding cytochrome c oxidase subunit 3 is translated as MSVTAEHHSHDPIPSRWPILAAFAMGFVPAGLILNAHGRKEGLWILGLGLAGTLWFAGKWWGELLAERFFGRDAADADARNGRSFILFILSEAAIFGSFFAALFYSRAHAPAWPPEGMPHFDILLPAINTVILLGSSVTLHLGHTALERGRRDGVIASLLMTIFLGALFLCGQAYEYGVLNGEAFTLKSGVFGTTFFMLTGFHGLHVLVGIIFLNVVYGAAVRGKITHEQNFPFQAASWYWHFVDVVWIFVFTVVYLL